Proteins found in one Quercus robur chromosome 2, dhQueRobu3.1, whole genome shotgun sequence genomic segment:
- the LOC126713125 gene encoding protein NRT1/ PTR FAMILY 5.10-like isoform X2: MAISDSDNSFTEESQTPLLEGTVAGAVDYKGNPVLRANSGGWRSASFMLGVEVAERFTYFGISCNLITYLTEQLGQSTVTAAENVNAWSGTAQLLPLLGASIADSFLGRYRTIVISTLIYILGLGLLTLSAVLPSLADYVDTNKSMSCCPKLIVILFFFSLYLVAVAQGGHKPCIQAFGADQFDGEDPKERNAKSSFFNWWFLGVCGSAAVTVLALSYIQDNLSWGLGFGIPCILMIIALVIFLLGTRTYRYCIKRDETSPFVRIGGVFVAAVRNCHTTPSTIAIEEEACGASHHSSEQFKFLNKALLSPDHHKEEGKVYTISEVEEAKAVLRLFPIWATSLVYAIVYAQASTFFTKQGATLDRTLFPGFKIPAASLQFFIGLAIVLFIPLYDRIFVPIARTFTTKPSGITMLQRVGIGMLLSAACMVVAALVEIKRLNTAKELGLVDRPNVTIPMSVWWLVPQYVLSGIADVFTLVGLQEFFYDQVPSELRSVGIALYQSILGLGSLLSSLLVSVIEDATGGYARYSWFSNNLNRAHLDYFYWLLAGLSVVAFAAYLYFAKSYIYKRPSTM, translated from the exons GCACGGTGGCCGGAGCTGTTGACTACAAAGGCAACCCTGTCCTCAGAGCCAACTCCGGCGGTTGGAGGTCCGCTTCTTTCATGCTAG GTGTGGAAGTGGCGGAGAGGTTTACATACTTTGGAATAAGCTGCAATCTAATAACGTATTTGACGGAGCAACTAGGACAGTCCACGGTGACTGCAGCGGAGAACGTGAATGCGTGGTCTGGGACCGCGCAGTTGCTGCCTTTATTGGGTGCCTCTATCGCTGATTCTTTTCTTGGTCGCTACCGCACCATAGTTATTTCTACTCTTATCTACATCCTG GGACTAGGCTTGTTGACCCTATCAGCTGTGCTTCCATCTCTCGCTGATTACGTTGACACCAACAAATCTATGTCATGTTGTCCTAAGCTTATAGtgattttattcttcttctctctATATCTAGTAGCAGTTGCGCAAGGAGGACACAAGCCCTGCATTCAGGCTTTTGGAGCTGATCAATTTGATGGAGAAGATCCAAAGGAGCGGAATGCCAAAAGCTCATTCTTTAATTGGTGGTTTCTTGGTGTATGTGGGAGTGCCGCGGTAACAGTTTTGGCCTTAAGTTATATACAAGACAACCTTAGCTGGGGCCTTGGATTCGGAATCCCTTGCATTTTGATGATAATTGCACTGGTTATCTTCTTGCTTGGAACTAGGACTTACAGGTACTGTATCAAAAGGGATGAGACAAGCCCATTTGTGAGAATTGGTGGAGTATTTGTTGCCGCAGTTAGGAATTGTCACACTACCCCTTCGACAATAGCTATTGAAGAGGAAGCTTGTGGAGCGTCACACCACAGCTCTGAACAATTCAA GTTTCTTAATAAAGCCTTGCTGTCTCCAGACCATCATAAAGAAGAAGGTAAGGTTTATACTATTAGCGAGGTTGAAGAAGCAAAGGCAGTTCTTAGGCTTTTTCCAATATGGGCTACAAGCTTGGTATACGCAATAGTATATGCACAGGCCTCAACTTTTTTTACCAAACAAGGGGCTACCCTAGACAGAACACTTTTTCCAGGCTTTAAGATACCAGCAGCTTCATTACAGTTCTTTATTGGCCTAGCCATtgttcttttcattcctttatatGACCGTATTTTTGTACCTATAGCAAGAACTTTCACCACTAAACCCTCTGGCATCACAATGCTACAGAGAGTTGGAATTGGGATGCTTTTATCTGCTGCTTGCATGGTAGTTGCGGCTCTAGTTGAAATAAAAAGGCTTAATACTGCTAAAGAACTTGGGTTGGTTGATAGGCCAAATGTGACTATTCCAATGAGTGTGTGGTGGTTGGTTCCTCAATATGTCTTGTCAGGAATTGCCGATGTTTTCACCTTGGTTGGTTTGCAAGAGTTCTTCTATGATCAGGTCCCAAGTGAATTAAGGAGTGTGGGTATTGCTCTTTACCAAAGTATTCTCGGTTTGGGCAGCTTATTAAGCAGCCTCCTTGTCTCAGTCATTGAGGACGCAACTGGTGGTTATGCTAGATATAGTTGGTTTTCTAATAATCTTAATAGGGCACATCTTGATTACTTTTACTGGCTACTTGCTGGACTCAGTGTAGTAGCATTTGCTGCGTACTTGTATTTTGCAAAATCTTACATTTACAAGAGGCCAAGCACAATGTAA
- the LOC126713125 gene encoding protein NRT1/ PTR FAMILY 5.10-like isoform X3 codes for MRDGVGKNSHPSYIICFPFLLYYLLSILGFKSYLEGLGLLTLSAVLPSLADYVDTNKSMSCCPKLIVILFFFSLYLVAVAQGGHKPCIQAFGADQFDGEDPKERNAKSSFFNWWFLGVCGSAAVTVLALSYIQDNLSWGLGFGIPCILMIIALVIFLLGTRTYRYCIKRDETSPFVRIGGVFVAAVRNCHTTPSTIAIEEEACGASHHSSEQFKFLNKALLSPDHHKEEGKVYTISEVEEAKAVLRLFPIWATSLVYAIVYAQASTFFTKQGATLDRTLFPGFKIPAASLQFFIGLAIVLFIPLYDRIFVPIARTFTTKPSGITMLQRVGIGMLLSAACMVVAALVEIKRLNTAKELGLVDRPNVTIPMSVWWLVPQYVLSGIADVFTLVGLQEFFYDQVPSELRSVGIALYQSILGLGSLLSSLLVSVIEDATGGYARYSWFSNNLNRAHLDYFYWLLAGLSVVAFAAYLYFAKSYIYKRPSTM; via the exons aTGCGGGATGGGGTGGGAAAAAATTCTCATCCCTCTTATATTATTTGCTTTCCATTCCTCTTATATTATTTGCTTTCCATTCTTGGTTTCAAATCCTACTTGGAG GGACTAGGCTTGTTGACCCTATCAGCTGTGCTTCCATCTCTCGCTGATTACGTTGACACCAACAAATCTATGTCATGTTGTCCTAAGCTTATAGtgattttattcttcttctctctATATCTAGTAGCAGTTGCGCAAGGAGGACACAAGCCCTGCATTCAGGCTTTTGGAGCTGATCAATTTGATGGAGAAGATCCAAAGGAGCGGAATGCCAAAAGCTCATTCTTTAATTGGTGGTTTCTTGGTGTATGTGGGAGTGCCGCGGTAACAGTTTTGGCCTTAAGTTATATACAAGACAACCTTAGCTGGGGCCTTGGATTCGGAATCCCTTGCATTTTGATGATAATTGCACTGGTTATCTTCTTGCTTGGAACTAGGACTTACAGGTACTGTATCAAAAGGGATGAGACAAGCCCATTTGTGAGAATTGGTGGAGTATTTGTTGCCGCAGTTAGGAATTGTCACACTACCCCTTCGACAATAGCTATTGAAGAGGAAGCTTGTGGAGCGTCACACCACAGCTCTGAACAATTCAA GTTTCTTAATAAAGCCTTGCTGTCTCCAGACCATCATAAAGAAGAAGGTAAGGTTTATACTATTAGCGAGGTTGAAGAAGCAAAGGCAGTTCTTAGGCTTTTTCCAATATGGGCTACAAGCTTGGTATACGCAATAGTATATGCACAGGCCTCAACTTTTTTTACCAAACAAGGGGCTACCCTAGACAGAACACTTTTTCCAGGCTTTAAGATACCAGCAGCTTCATTACAGTTCTTTATTGGCCTAGCCATtgttcttttcattcctttatatGACCGTATTTTTGTACCTATAGCAAGAACTTTCACCACTAAACCCTCTGGCATCACAATGCTACAGAGAGTTGGAATTGGGATGCTTTTATCTGCTGCTTGCATGGTAGTTGCGGCTCTAGTTGAAATAAAAAGGCTTAATACTGCTAAAGAACTTGGGTTGGTTGATAGGCCAAATGTGACTATTCCAATGAGTGTGTGGTGGTTGGTTCCTCAATATGTCTTGTCAGGAATTGCCGATGTTTTCACCTTGGTTGGTTTGCAAGAGTTCTTCTATGATCAGGTCCCAAGTGAATTAAGGAGTGTGGGTATTGCTCTTTACCAAAGTATTCTCGGTTTGGGCAGCTTATTAAGCAGCCTCCTTGTCTCAGTCATTGAGGACGCAACTGGTGGTTATGCTAGATATAGTTGGTTTTCTAATAATCTTAATAGGGCACATCTTGATTACTTTTACTGGCTACTTGCTGGACTCAGTGTAGTAGCATTTGCTGCGTACTTGTATTTTGCAAAATCTTACATTTACAAGAGGCCAAGCACAATGTAA
- the LOC126713125 gene encoding protein NRT1/ PTR FAMILY 5.10-like isoform X4 — protein sequence MQIILIEGLGLLTLSAVLPSLADYVDTNKSMSCCPKLIVILFFFSLYLVAVAQGGHKPCIQAFGADQFDGEDPKERNAKSSFFNWWFLGVCGSAAVTVLALSYIQDNLSWGLGFGIPCILMIIALVIFLLGTRTYRYCIKRDETSPFVRIGGVFVAAVRNCHTTPSTIAIEEEACGASHHSSEQFKFLNKALLSPDHHKEEGKVYTISEVEEAKAVLRLFPIWATSLVYAIVYAQASTFFTKQGATLDRTLFPGFKIPAASLQFFIGLAIVLFIPLYDRIFVPIARTFTTKPSGITMLQRVGIGMLLSAACMVVAALVEIKRLNTAKELGLVDRPNVTIPMSVWWLVPQYVLSGIADVFTLVGLQEFFYDQVPSELRSVGIALYQSILGLGSLLSSLLVSVIEDATGGYARYSWFSNNLNRAHLDYFYWLLAGLSVVAFAAYLYFAKSYIYKRPSTM from the exons atgcaaataattttaattgag GGACTAGGCTTGTTGACCCTATCAGCTGTGCTTCCATCTCTCGCTGATTACGTTGACACCAACAAATCTATGTCATGTTGTCCTAAGCTTATAGtgattttattcttcttctctctATATCTAGTAGCAGTTGCGCAAGGAGGACACAAGCCCTGCATTCAGGCTTTTGGAGCTGATCAATTTGATGGAGAAGATCCAAAGGAGCGGAATGCCAAAAGCTCATTCTTTAATTGGTGGTTTCTTGGTGTATGTGGGAGTGCCGCGGTAACAGTTTTGGCCTTAAGTTATATACAAGACAACCTTAGCTGGGGCCTTGGATTCGGAATCCCTTGCATTTTGATGATAATTGCACTGGTTATCTTCTTGCTTGGAACTAGGACTTACAGGTACTGTATCAAAAGGGATGAGACAAGCCCATTTGTGAGAATTGGTGGAGTATTTGTTGCCGCAGTTAGGAATTGTCACACTACCCCTTCGACAATAGCTATTGAAGAGGAAGCTTGTGGAGCGTCACACCACAGCTCTGAACAATTCAA GTTTCTTAATAAAGCCTTGCTGTCTCCAGACCATCATAAAGAAGAAGGTAAGGTTTATACTATTAGCGAGGTTGAAGAAGCAAAGGCAGTTCTTAGGCTTTTTCCAATATGGGCTACAAGCTTGGTATACGCAATAGTATATGCACAGGCCTCAACTTTTTTTACCAAACAAGGGGCTACCCTAGACAGAACACTTTTTCCAGGCTTTAAGATACCAGCAGCTTCATTACAGTTCTTTATTGGCCTAGCCATtgttcttttcattcctttatatGACCGTATTTTTGTACCTATAGCAAGAACTTTCACCACTAAACCCTCTGGCATCACAATGCTACAGAGAGTTGGAATTGGGATGCTTTTATCTGCTGCTTGCATGGTAGTTGCGGCTCTAGTTGAAATAAAAAGGCTTAATACTGCTAAAGAACTTGGGTTGGTTGATAGGCCAAATGTGACTATTCCAATGAGTGTGTGGTGGTTGGTTCCTCAATATGTCTTGTCAGGAATTGCCGATGTTTTCACCTTGGTTGGTTTGCAAGAGTTCTTCTATGATCAGGTCCCAAGTGAATTAAGGAGTGTGGGTATTGCTCTTTACCAAAGTATTCTCGGTTTGGGCAGCTTATTAAGCAGCCTCCTTGTCTCAGTCATTGAGGACGCAACTGGTGGTTATGCTAGATATAGTTGGTTTTCTAATAATCTTAATAGGGCACATCTTGATTACTTTTACTGGCTACTTGCTGGACTCAGTGTAGTAGCATTTGCTGCGTACTTGTATTTTGCAAAATCTTACATTTACAAGAGGCCAAGCACAATGTAA
- the LOC126713127 gene encoding protein NRT1/ PTR FAMILY 5.10-like: protein MEIPLLLLDTVDGAVDHKGQPVLRSKSGGWRSAGFIICVEVAERFAYYGISSNLITYLTGPLGQSTATAARNVNTWSGTASLLPLLGAFVADSFLGRYRTIVIASLIYILGLGLLTLLSMLPSLNSSNCQGTSKFLSCSPPQPQVILFFCSLYLVALGQGGHKPCVQAFGADQFDGQNAEECKAKSSFFNWWYFSTCAGCLVTLWMLNYIQENLSWGLGFGLPCIAMIVALVIFLLGTKTYRYSIKEDEKSPFLRIGRVFVAVVWNWRTTPSAIAIEEEARGTLPHQSSEEFKFLNKALLAPDGSKEDGVVCSISEVEEAKAVLRLVPIWVTSLVYAVVFAQSSTFFTKQGATMDRTVVPGFDISAASLQSFISLSIVVFIPIYDRIFVPIARSCSRIPSGITMLQRIGIGMLLSAASMVVAALVEIIRLKTAQEYGLVDLPNVTIPMSIWWLVPQYVLFGIADVFTMVGLQEFFYDQVPNELRSVGLGLYLSIFGMGSFLSSFLISAIEKATDVDGQDSWFANNLNRAHLDYFYWLLAGLSIINLAAYLYFAKSYIYNRKCTI from the exons ATGGAAATTCCGCTACTGCTATTGGATACCGTAGATGGTGCAGTTGACCACAAAGGGCAACCAGTGTTGAGATCCAAGTCGGGGGGTTGGAGATCCGCAGGTTTCATCATATGTGTGGAAGTGGCGGAGAGGTTTGCTTACTATGGGATCAGCTCTAACCTCATCACCTATTTGACCGGCCCACTCGGCCAGTCCACCGCCACCGCTGCCCGGAATGTCAACACCTGGTCCGGCACGGCGTCTCTGCTTCCTCTGTTGGGCGCATTCGTCGCCGATTCTTTTCTGGGTCGTTACCGCACCATTGTCATCGCCTCTCTCATCTACATCCtg GGACTTGGCTTGTTGACTCTGTTGTCAATGCTACCGTCTCTCAACTCTTCTAACTGTCAAGGCACCAGTAAATTTCTTTCATGTTCTCCTCCTCAGCCCCAAGTAATCCTATTCTTCTGCTCTCTATATCTAGTAGCACTTGGGCAAGGTGGACACAAGCCTTGTGTTCAAGCTTTTGGGGCCGATCAATTTGATGGTCAAAATGCAGAAGAGTGCAAAGCCAAAAGCTCATTCTTCAATTGGTGGTATTTTAGTACATGTGCAGGTTGCTTAGTAACACTTTGGATGTTAAACTATATTCAAGAAAACCTTAGTTGGGGTCTTGGTTTTGGTTTACCTTGTATTGCAATGATTGTTGCGCTGGTTATTTTTTTGCTTGGAACTAAGACTTATCGTTACAGTATCAAAGAGGATGAGAAAAGTCCTTTTTTAAGAATTGGTCGAGTGTTTGTTGCGGTAGTGTGGAATTGGAGAACTACCCCTTCAGCCATAGCTATTGAAGAGGAAGCTCGTGGGACTCTGCCTCACCAAAGTTCAGAAGAATTCAA GTTCCTCAACAAAGCTTTGCTTGCACCAGATGGTTCTAAGGAAGATGGAGTGGTGTGTAGCATCAGCGAGGTTGAAGAGGCAAAAGCAGTTCTAAGGCTTGTCCCAATATGGGTGACAAGCTTGGTGTATGCTGTTGTCTTTGCACAGTCCTCAACTTTCTTTACCAAGCAAGGGGCTACTATGGACAGAACAGTTGTGCCAGGCTTTGACATATCAGCTGCTTCTCTTCAATCCTTTATCAGCCTTTCCATTGTTGTCTTCATTCCCATATATGATCGTATTTTTGTGCCTATAGCAAGATCTTGTAGCAGGATACCCTCTGGCATCACAATGCTACAGAGAATTGGAATCGGGATGCTTTTATCTGCTGCTTCCATGGTAGTTGCAGCTTTAGTTGAGATTATTAGACTCAAAACTGCTCAAGAATATGGGTTGGTCGATTTGCCAAATGTGACAATCCCAATGAGCATATGGTGGTTGGTTCCTCAATACGTCTTGTTTGGAATTGCTGATGTTTTCACCATGGTTGGTCTACAAGAGTTTTTCTACGATCAGGTCCCAAATGAATTAAGGAGTGTGGGTCTTGGCCTCTACCTGAGTATCTTTGGCATGGGGAGCTTTTTAAGTAGCTTTCTTATTTCTGCCATTGAGAAAGCAACTGATGTGGATGGTCAAGATAGTTGGTTTGCCAATAATCTTAATCGGGCACATCTTGATTACTTTTATTGGCTACTTGCTGGACTTAGTATAATAAATTTGGCTGCCTACTTATATTTTGCAAAATCTTACATTTATAATCGGAAATGCACAATATGA